A portion of the Pleurocapsa minor HA4230-MV1 genome contains these proteins:
- a CDS encoding family 10 glycosylhydrolase — protein sequence MPILVTTMLLFSEIVEASTPLANLNQEQVKSATLNHPANDELAITPGEARLMTQELNGLINRFKATLLMAEATQSNVDISTESVIRKLLESDTITQKANIKLTSTKYQHSHLALQLATKGRQKFNYLVEQQQYQAAREEWTAAQKILWSNYPQSQLVAQSEIRAMWFDRGTIVKAKSENDLIEIFDQMAIAGINTVFFETLNSSYTIYPSQIAPQQNPLTKGWDPLKAAVKLAHERDMELHAWIWTFAAANERHNEILNLPRYYLGPVLSQRPQWAMTDQQGNYFNVNSGKVFFDPANLEVRAYLQALIAEITSNYEVDGIHLDYIRYPFPSSSGQITYGYSNVAREQFRRETGYDPLRLNPGDPLWPQWVDFRTKQVDTFVAQVDQQLKQINPKLILSTAVFPMPQRDRLNKIQQGWETWVKEDWIDLLVPMTYAQDAEQLNSLTTTLLREFTPKKALLLPGIRLLNMSEVVALDQMQLLRGLPTEGYSLFAAENLNSSLANIFNQTQGDKLSASQQLPHREPFQATLSRYRSLQQEWNFFLTTYPGATDDQNLLEWGQQADRFGEELQTFIDRPTNKNLLSVQLAQSSLRQKFSAWVRQTKNIDPYQAQVWQNRLNTLDRLLSYGARKQLND from the coding sequence ATGCCAATTTTGGTTACTACTATGCTCTTATTTTCTGAAATAGTCGAGGCATCAACTCCCCTGGCTAACCTCAACCAAGAGCAGGTCAAATCAGCAACGCTTAATCATCCAGCCAATGATGAGTTGGCTATTACTCCTGGCGAAGCCCGCTTAATGACTCAGGAGTTAAACGGATTGATTAATCGCTTTAAAGCGACTTTATTGATGGCTGAGGCGACCCAAAGTAACGTCGATATCTCCACCGAATCTGTAATTCGCAAACTACTGGAGTCAGACACCATTACGCAAAAGGCAAATATCAAGTTAACTAGCACTAAATATCAACATTCTCATCTTGCATTGCAGTTAGCGACTAAAGGACGACAAAAATTTAATTACTTAGTAGAACAACAGCAGTATCAAGCAGCAAGAGAAGAATGGACTGCCGCTCAAAAAATTCTCTGGTCAAATTACCCTCAAAGTCAATTAGTTGCTCAATCAGAAATCCGCGCAATGTGGTTTGATCGTGGCACGATTGTAAAAGCCAAATCTGAAAACGATCTGATCGAGATTTTCGATCAAATGGCGATCGCTGGTATTAATACAGTCTTTTTTGAAACCCTAAACTCTAGCTATACTATCTACCCAAGCCAGATTGCGCCACAACAAAACCCGTTAACGAAAGGCTGGGATCCCTTGAAAGCTGCTGTAAAACTAGCCCACGAGAGGGATATGGAATTACACGCTTGGATTTGGACATTTGCGGCGGCAAATGAACGTCATAACGAGATTCTCAATTTACCACGCTACTACTTAGGGCCTGTCTTATCCCAACGACCACAATGGGCAATGACCGACCAACAGGGTAATTATTTTAACGTTAACTCTGGTAAGGTTTTTTTCGATCCTGCTAATCTAGAAGTTCGAGCCTATCTACAAGCCTTAATCGCTGAAATCACCAGCAATTATGAAGTTGATGGGATTCATTTAGACTATATCCGCTATCCTTTTCCCAGTTCTTCAGGTCAAATTACCTATGGCTATAGTAATGTTGCTAGAGAACAATTTCGGCGAGAAACAGGTTACGACCCTCTCAGGCTAAATCCTGGCGATCCTTTATGGCCCCAGTGGGTCGATTTTCGGACTAAGCAGGTAGATACTTTTGTCGCCCAAGTTGACCAGCAGCTCAAACAAATTAATCCCAAACTGATTTTATCAACTGCGGTGTTTCCCATGCCTCAGCGCGATCGCCTGAACAAAATTCAGCAAGGTTGGGAAACTTGGGTCAAAGAAGACTGGATCGATCTATTAGTGCCGATGACTTATGCTCAAGATGCAGAACAGTTAAATTCTCTAACCACTACTTTACTCAGAGAGTTTACGCCCAAAAAAGCACTACTGTTGCCAGGCATCAGGCTCTTGAATATGTCAGAGGTGGTAGCCCTAGATCAAATGCAGTTATTACGAGGTTTACCGACAGAAGGTTATTCTTTATTTGCTGCTGAAAATTTGAACTCTAGTCTGGCAAATATCTTTAATCAAACTCAGGGTGATAAATTAAGCGCATCTCAGCAATTGCCTCACCGAGAACCTTTCCAGGCGACTTTATCTCGATATCGCAGCCTACAGCAAGAATGGAATTTCTTTTTGACAACCTATCCTGGCGCAACAGATGACCAGAATTTGCTCGAATGGGGACAACAAGCAGATCGCTTTGGCGAGGAATTACAAACTTTTATCGATCGGCCTACCAACAAAAATTTATTATCAGTTCAACTTGCTCAAAGTTCACTACGTCAAAAGTTTTCCGCTTGGGTTAGACAAACTAAAAATATTGACCCCTATCAAGCCCAAGTCTGGCAAAATCGTTTGAATACTCTCGATCGCTTGCTCAGTTATGGAGCGAGAAAACAATTAAATGATTAA
- a CDS encoding NAD(P)H-quinone oxidoreductase subunit L, whose product MLLTETNLVALLYLVLSGTYLLVLPAFVYFYLSKRWYNASSIERLIMYLFVFLSFPGMLLLSPLLNFRPKRRNLNA is encoded by the coding sequence ATGCTACTTACAGAGACCAACTTAGTTGCCTTATTGTATCTAGTTTTAAGTGGCACGTATCTTTTGGTGTTGCCAGCATTTGTCTATTTCTATCTCAGCAAACGTTGGTATAACGCCAGCTCAATTGAACGATTGATTATGTATCTGTTTGTGTTCTTGAGCTTTCCTGGAATGCTGTTATTAAGTCCTTTGCTCAATTTCCGTCCCAAACGTCGTAATTTAAACGCATAG
- a CDS encoding DUF3007 family protein has product MRRIDALGLGLGVFVAAGLVYLALQLFGLDSINAGIWTQAALVVLLVGWSLTYLFRVGNKNMTYNQQLKDYEEAVMQKRLAEMSPEELAQLQQEIEQEKKS; this is encoded by the coding sequence ATGCGTAGAATCGATGCTCTGGGTCTTGGTTTAGGGGTATTTGTCGCTGCTGGACTCGTTTATTTAGCTTTACAGTTATTTGGTCTAGATAGCATTAATGCAGGAATCTGGACTCAAGCTGCTCTAGTTGTCTTGTTAGTCGGCTGGTCGTTGACTTATTTGTTTCGTGTGGGCAATAAAAACATGACTTACAATCAGCAGCTTAAAGACTATGAAGAAGCTGTGATGCAAAAACGTTTAGCAGAAATGTCTCCTGAAGAGTTAGCACAACTACAGCAAGAAATTGAGCAGGAGAAAAAATCTTAA
- the trpA gene encoding tryptophan synthase subunit alpha — translation MNVARRFQQLKQNSECAFIPFITAGDPDLATTAKALEVLANNGADLIELGVPYSDPLADGPTIQAAATRALQKGVQLEDVLAIVKDAVSKIDVPIILFTYYNPIYYRGVESFFKQIKEAGVSGLVVPDLPLEEAEPLLKSAAEIGIEVILLVAPTSSPERIKAIAEKSQGFIYLVSVTGVTGVRSQMAAEVQDLLANLRHATDKPIGVGFGISDPQQAKQIKDWGADAVIVGSAIVKRLESETPESELKAIAQFCHALKQAIS, via the coding sequence ATGAATGTTGCCCGTCGTTTTCAACAGCTAAAACAAAATTCTGAATGTGCCTTCATTCCCTTTATCACCGCAGGAGATCCAGATCTAGCAACCACGGCCAAGGCATTAGAGGTTTTAGCTAACAATGGCGCAGATTTGATTGAACTTGGTGTTCCTTATTCCGATCCTCTGGCAGATGGGCCGACGATTCAAGCAGCAGCTACTAGGGCTTTACAAAAGGGAGTTCAACTAGAAGATGTCTTGGCAATAGTTAAAGATGCAGTCAGCAAGATCGATGTGCCAATTATTCTATTTACCTACTACAACCCGATTTATTATCGCGGAGTTGAATCGTTCTTCAAGCAAATAAAAGAAGCTGGAGTAAGTGGTTTAGTTGTTCCCGATCTGCCTCTAGAAGAAGCCGAACCCCTACTTAAATCAGCAGCTGAAATCGGTATTGAAGTAATTCTTTTAGTCGCCCCCACTAGTTCCCCCGAAAGAATTAAAGCGATCGCCGAAAAGTCTCAAGGCTTTATCTACTTAGTCTCGGTCACGGGCGTTACGGGAGTACGTTCGCAGATGGCAGCAGAAGTTCAAGATTTACTTGCTAACCTGCGTCATGCTACGGATAAACCGATCGGCGTAGGCTTTGGTATTTCTGACCCCCAACAGGCAAAACAAATTAAAGATTGGGGTGCAGATGCAGTCATTGTCGGTAGTGCGATCGTCAAACGTCTAGAGTCAGAAACTCCTGAATCTGAACTTAAGGCGATCGCCCAATTCTGTCATGCTTTAAAACAGGCAATCTCGTAG
- a CDS encoding helix-turn-helix domain-containing protein, which yields MTRPKKSQRQETNSPFKRLRLNVKLSQEQLAREIGVAVSTIRRWEKGQAEPTMTVSQMKEFCKAVKKSFDELPNSLLPSDISENGNNS from the coding sequence ATGACAAGACCTAAAAAATCACAGCGTCAAGAAACAAATTCACCATTTAAAAGATTAAGATTAAATGTTAAGCTATCTCAAGAACAGTTAGCCAGAGAAATTGGGGTTGCAGTCTCGACAATTCGCCGTTGGGAAAAAGGACAGGCTGAACCAACTATGACCGTATCTCAAATGAAAGAATTTTGTAAAGCAGTCAAGAAAAGTTTTGATGAGTTACCGAATTCTTTGCTGCCTTCAGATATATCTGAAAATGGTAATAATAGCTAG
- the tpiA gene encoding triose-phosphate isomerase, whose amino-acid sequence MRKVIIAGNWKMHKNQAESLAFVQEFKSKVEDTQENQEIVLCTSFTSLTAMSKNLHGSRIMLGAQNIHWSDEGAYTGEISGSMLTEIGVDYVIVGHSERRQYFGETDQTVNLRLKAAQRYRLKPILCVGETKEQRDAGATEQVIIDQLNKDLVEIDQSNLVIAYEPIWAIGTGDTCESSEANRVIGIIRQQLDNKNVSIQYGGSVNPGNVDEIMAQPEIDGALVGGASLSASSFARIANYQ is encoded by the coding sequence GTGCGAAAAGTAATTATTGCTGGTAATTGGAAGATGCACAAAAATCAGGCCGAGTCACTGGCTTTTGTGCAGGAGTTTAAATCTAAAGTTGAGGATACGCAAGAAAACCAGGAGATAGTGCTGTGTACGTCCTTTACTTCTCTAACAGCTATGTCGAAGAATCTACATGGCAGCAGAATTATGTTGGGCGCTCAGAATATTCACTGGTCAGATGAGGGTGCTTACACTGGAGAAATTTCAGGTTCAATGCTGACAGAAATCGGCGTTGATTATGTCATTGTCGGTCATAGTGAAAGACGACAGTACTTTGGTGAAACAGATCAAACTGTTAATTTAAGGTTAAAGGCAGCTCAGCGATATAGATTAAAACCAATTCTTTGCGTTGGCGAAACCAAAGAACAAAGAGATGCGGGTGCAACTGAACAGGTTATCATCGACCAATTAAACAAGGATTTAGTCGAGATTGACCAAAGTAATTTAGTCATTGCCTATGAGCCTATTTGGGCAATTGGTACAGGTGATACTTGTGAATCTTCAGAAGCTAACCGAGTGATTGGAATTATTCGTCAGCAGCTAGACAATAAGAATGTCTCGATTCAATACGGTGGTTCAGTTAATCCTGGGAACGTTGATGAAATTATGGCGCAGCCAGAAATAGATGGTGCTTTAGTTGGCGGGGCTAGTTTATCAGCCAGTAGCTTTGCTCGGATTGCCAATTATCAGTAG
- a CDS encoding DoxX family protein, with protein sequence MNSLIIKAFRPNTAPEFWQQTSWAILRAVVGIMMIHNGIDKLANIESFAEAYVAYIGLPFPIFFSYIAAFTELIGAQLLIIGLLVRPAALGLFFTMCVAMYHHVLVAGLSIPYLELSAIYAACFLFFTINGAGLFSTDALITNWLDKSALSAQARKVMLLEKSLSASESNVVIK encoded by the coding sequence ATTAATTCTCTAATCATTAAAGCTTTTCGCCCCAATACCGCTCCTGAATTTTGGCAGCAAACTTCCTGGGCAATCCTCAGAGCAGTTGTAGGGATTATGATGATCCATAATGGCATCGACAAATTAGCCAATATCGAAAGTTTTGCCGAAGCTTATGTGGCTTATATCGGTCTACCTTTTCCCATATTTTTTAGCTATATTGCAGCCTTTACCGAGCTTATTGGCGCACAGCTATTAATCATTGGTCTTTTGGTTAGACCTGCGGCACTCGGTCTATTTTTCACCATGTGCGTAGCTATGTATCACCACGTCTTAGTTGCTGGTTTGAGTATTCCTTACCTAGAGCTATCTGCTATCTATGCAGCCTGTTTCTTGTTTTTCACCATCAACGGTGCTGGATTGTTTTCTACCGATGCGTTGATCACCAACTGGCTCGACAAATCGGCTTTGTCTGCACAGGCTAGAAAAGTCATGTTATTGGAGAAAAGCTTAAGTGCTTCTGAGTCCAATGTGGTTATTAAGTAA
- a CDS encoding DNA-directed RNA polymerase subunit omega codes for MQRKSSFDSAHIMYRSEELVSAASNRYRITVQVANRAKRRRYEELENFDDPTMKPVIRAIIEMSDELTQPEIIGD; via the coding sequence ATGCAAAGAAAAAGTTCTTTTGACTCTGCTCATATCATGTATCGTTCTGAAGAACTAGTAAGCGCGGCTTCTAATCGCTATCGCATTACGGTTCAGGTGGCTAATCGGGCTAAACGCCGTCGTTACGAAGAATTAGAAAACTTTGATGACCCCACAATGAAGCCTGTAATCCGTGCCATCATTGAAATGTCTGATGAGTTGACTCAACCAGAAATTATTGGTGATTAG
- a CDS encoding DUF1818 family protein, whose translation MQRLLKSGAGWRVGWHPHTDKYPGLIGADHWAIELTQAEFADFRRLLNQLVDTMNQMQAELMEQERISCEAETSLLWMEVEGYPDNYSLRVILNCDRRCEGNWSASIPPQLLEALNSLIS comes from the coding sequence ATGCAGCGTTTGCTAAAAAGTGGGGCTGGCTGGCGTGTTGGCTGGCATCCCCACACAGATAAATATCCAGGCTTAATTGGTGCAGATCATTGGGCAATTGAGCTAACACAAGCCGAATTTGCCGATTTTCGTCGCCTGTTAAATCAGCTTGTGGATACCATGAACCAAATGCAAGCTGAATTAATGGAACAAGAGCGGATTAGTTGTGAAGCGGAGACTAGTCTGCTGTGGATGGAAGTAGAAGGATATCCTGATAATTATTCTTTAAGAGTTATTTTGAATTGCGATCGCCGTTGTGAAGGAAATTGGTCAGCAAGCATTCCCCCACAGTTGCTCGAAGCCTTAAATTCTTTAATTAGTTAA
- a CDS encoding NAD(P)H-dependent glycerol-3-phosphate dehydrogenase, with translation MNTPSVVAILGMGVWGTALGKIVQNNHHNVHFWSHRGDTPLVSVVQDAQIIVSAVSMQGVVPTAQKLRSLDLPIDKIIVTATKGLDTETKRTPSSIWQSIFPHNPVVVLSGPNLSKEIDQGLPAATVLASNNLPAAQQVQQVFASDTFRVYVNQDPIGTELGGTLKNVMAIAAGVCDGMNLGTNAKAALLTRALPEMIRIGTHLGASGATFFGLSGLGDLIATCDSPLSRNYQVGYRLAQGQSLKKILADLEGTAEGVNTTKVLVKIADLEAIAVPIAQQVNKLLQGEITPESAIKALMERNLKSEFDDLDF, from the coding sequence GTGAATACACCTTCTGTGGTCGCAATCTTAGGCATGGGAGTCTGGGGTACAGCATTGGGCAAGATCGTGCAAAATAATCATCATAATGTCCATTTTTGGTCACATCGTGGTGACACGCCTCTGGTATCTGTAGTTCAAGATGCTCAAATTATCGTCTCGGCAGTATCTATGCAGGGAGTTGTTCCTACTGCTCAAAAATTGCGATCGCTCGATCTCCCAATAGATAAAATTATTGTTACTGCTACCAAAGGATTAGATACGGAAACTAAGCGTACTCCTTCTTCGATCTGGCAGTCTATATTTCCCCACAATCCTGTAGTGGTACTTTCAGGCCCTAATCTCTCCAAAGAAATAGACCAGGGTTTACCCGCAGCCACGGTGTTAGCCAGCAATAATTTACCTGCTGCGCAACAGGTGCAACAAGTTTTTGCCTCGGATACATTTCGTGTCTACGTTAACCAAGATCCCATCGGTACAGAATTAGGGGGAACTCTCAAAAATGTGATGGCGATCGCTGCTGGGGTATGCGACGGCATGAATTTAGGAACTAATGCTAAAGCTGCATTACTCACTCGCGCTTTACCTGAAATGATCCGTATTGGTACTCATTTAGGTGCATCAGGAGCAACTTTCTTTGGTTTATCTGGCTTGGGTGACTTAATTGCTACCTGCGATAGTCCTCTATCTCGTAACTATCAGGTGGGTTATCGATTAGCTCAGGGTCAATCCTTAAAAAAGATCTTAGCAGACTTAGAAGGGACAGCCGAAGGAGTTAACACGACTAAGGTGCTGGTAAAAATTGCCGATTTAGAAGCGATCGCCGTTCCCATTGCTCAACAGGTTAATAAATTGTTACAAGGTGAAATTACTCCAGAATCAGCAATTAAAGCTTTGATGGAGCGTAACTTAAAGTCTGAATTTGATGACTTAGATTTTTAA
- a CDS encoding SemiSWEET transporter, giving the protein MEPMTYVGLVAGVLTTISFLPQAIQTWQTKSTKDISLAMFLSFCVGVILWIIYGFYTNNLPVLVANSATFLLAFSILVCKLKYG; this is encoded by the coding sequence ATGGAACCAATGACTTACGTGGGTCTTGTGGCAGGGGTTTTAACTACTATTTCCTTTTTACCTCAAGCAATTCAAACTTGGCAGACTAAATCTACCAAAGATATCTCTCTGGCAATGTTTCTGAGTTTTTGCGTGGGCGTAATTCTGTGGATAATTTATGGTTTCTATACCAACAATCTTCCTGTGCTAGTTGCTAACTCCGCTACTTTCCTGCTGGCTTTTTCCATTCTGGTCTGTAAGTTGAAATATGGCTAA
- the dnaK gene encoding molecular chaperone DnaK: MAKVVGIDLGTTNSCVAVMEGGKPTVIANAEGFRTTPSVVAYAKNGDLLVGQIAKRQAVMNTGNTFYSVKRFIGRRHDEVNNETKEVAYEVIKDNNGNVKLNCPAQNKQFAPEEISAQVLRKLVEDASKYLGEKVTQAVITVPAYFNDSQRQATKDAGKIAGVEVLRIINEPTAASLAYGLDKKSNETILVFDLGGGTFDVSILEVGDGVFEVLATAGDTHLGGDDFDKKIVDYLAGEFQRNEGIDLRKDNQALQRLTEAAEKAKIELSSATQTDINLPFITATQDGPKHLDVSLTRAKFEELCSDLIDRCRVPVEQALKDSKLAKEAIDEVVMVGGSTRIPAIIDITQKVLNKQPNQTVNPDEVVAVGAAIQAGVLGGEVKDILLLDVTPLSLGVETLGGVMTKIIPRNTTIPTKKSETFSTAVDGQTNVEIHVLQGEREFGKDNKSLGTFRLDGIPPAPRGVPQIEVTFDIDANGILSVTAKDKGTGKEQSISITGASTLPDDEVDRMVQEAESNAASDKERREAIDRKNQADSLVYQAEKQLTELGDKVPAADKEKAEGQIKDLKEAIASEDNEKIKTLLPELQQTLYSIGSSVYQQSEGAAEAAGEAPGAEAPPNADAGSSSGADSGDDVIDAEFSETK, from the coding sequence ATGGCAAAAGTTGTTGGTATTGACTTAGGAACTACTAACTCTTGTGTAGCAGTGATGGAAGGGGGAAAACCCACAGTTATCGCTAACGCGGAAGGTTTTAGAACTACCCCCTCAGTTGTTGCTTATGCTAAGAATGGCGATCTTCTGGTTGGTCAGATTGCCAAACGTCAAGCGGTAATGAATACGGGTAATACTTTTTATTCGGTCAAGCGCTTTATCGGACGTAGACACGATGAGGTGAATAATGAAACCAAAGAGGTGGCTTACGAGGTCATCAAAGATAACAATGGTAACGTTAAGCTCAACTGTCCTGCACAAAACAAGCAGTTTGCACCAGAAGAAATTTCGGCTCAGGTTTTACGTAAATTAGTCGAAGATGCCAGTAAATATCTAGGCGAAAAGGTAACACAGGCGGTAATTACTGTACCTGCTTACTTTAACGACTCCCAGCGTCAGGCGACTAAGGATGCTGGTAAGATTGCAGGGGTTGAAGTTCTACGGATTATTAACGAGCCTACTGCTGCGTCTTTGGCTTATGGTCTAGATAAAAAAAGTAACGAAACTATCCTCGTCTTTGACTTAGGTGGTGGTACATTTGACGTTTCCATCCTGGAAGTAGGTGATGGTGTATTTGAAGTACTAGCTACTGCGGGTGATACTCACTTAGGTGGTGATGACTTTGATAAGAAAATCGTTGACTATCTAGCAGGAGAATTTCAAAGAAACGAAGGAATTGACCTGCGTAAAGATAATCAAGCGTTGCAGCGTCTAACAGAAGCAGCAGAGAAAGCCAAAATCGAGCTTTCTAGTGCAACTCAGACAGATATTAACCTGCCCTTTATTACTGCTACTCAGGATGGGCCTAAGCACCTAGATGTTTCCCTAACTAGGGCTAAATTTGAAGAACTCTGTTCTGATTTAATCGATCGCTGTCGTGTTCCTGTAGAGCAAGCTCTTAAGGATTCTAAACTAGCGAAAGAAGCCATTGACGAAGTTGTCATGGTGGGTGGTTCAACTCGTATTCCTGCGATCATTGATATTACCCAAAAAGTTCTCAACAAACAGCCCAACCAAACCGTAAACCCTGATGAAGTTGTGGCAGTTGGTGCAGCAATTCAGGCTGGTGTTTTGGGTGGTGAAGTTAAAGACATCTTGTTGTTAGATGTGACTCCTCTTTCCCTTGGTGTTGAAACCTTGGGTGGGGTAATGACCAAGATTATTCCACGTAACACTACTATTCCTACTAAAAAGTCGGAAACCTTCTCTACAGCCGTAGATGGTCAAACCAACGTAGAAATCCATGTTCTCCAGGGTGAACGAGAATTTGGTAAGGACAACAAGAGTTTAGGAACTTTCCGTCTCGATGGAATTCCTCCTGCACCTCGTGGCGTACCTCAAATCGAAGTAACCTTTGATATTGACGCTAACGGGATCTTGAGCGTAACTGCCAAAGATAAAGGTACTGGCAAAGAACAGTCGATTAGTATCACTGGAGCATCTACTCTGCCTGATGATGAAGTAGATCGGATGGTACAGGAAGCAGAATCCAATGCTGCTAGCGACAAAGAACGCCGTGAAGCGATCGATCGCAAAAACCAGGCTGACTCCCTCGTCTATCAAGCTGAGAAACAGCTAACCGAGCTTGGGGACAAAGTGCCTGCTGCGGATAAAGAGAAAGCAGAAGGTCAAATTAAAGACCTCAAAGAAGCGATCGCTTCAGAGGATAATGAGAAAATCAAAACTCTCTTACCTGAACTGCAACAAACTCTTTACAGTATTGGCAGCAGCGTGTATCAGCAAAGTGAAGGTGCAGCCGAAGCAGCAGGAGAAGCACCTGGCGCTGAAGCTCCTCCTAATGCGGATGCTGGAAGCAGCAGTGGTGCTGATAGTGGAGATGATGTCATTGATGCTGAATTCTCTGAAACCAAGTAA
- the larB gene encoding nickel pincer cofactor biosynthesis protein LarB, producing MTQPEALQKLLQAIARHDISPETALEKLKHLPFESLEQFAKIDHHRQLRTGFPEVIWGADKTPEQLIKIIKAMQSDATVVMATRIEAEVYQQLKTAIPELVYYPMARICSLSQPQAATQIGTISILTAGTADIPVAEEAAITAELSGFAVVRLWDVGVAGIHRLLSNSQVVYEADVLIVVAGMEGALPSVVAGMADCPVIAVPTSIGYGASFAGVAPLLTMLNSCATGIGVVNIDNGFGAAILAGQILRTAQKINQRKEQSN from the coding sequence ATGACCCAGCCAGAAGCACTACAAAAATTACTCCAGGCGATCGCTAGGCACGATATTAGCCCCGAAACCGCCCTGGAAAAACTCAAGCATTTACCCTTTGAAAGTTTGGAGCAATTTGCCAAGATTGACCATCACAGGCAGCTCAGAACAGGCTTTCCCGAAGTTATTTGGGGTGCTGACAAGACTCCCGAACAACTGATTAAGATTATTAAGGCGATGCAGTCAGACGCGACGGTAGTGATGGCAACTCGGATCGAAGCTGAAGTCTACCAACAGTTAAAAACTGCCATTCCTGAGCTAGTTTATTACCCTATGGCTCGTATTTGCTCACTATCTCAGCCTCAAGCAGCAACTCAGATAGGTACAATCTCAATTTTGACGGCTGGTACTGCCGATATTCCCGTGGCAGAAGAAGCAGCTATTACTGCCGAACTATCTGGTTTTGCCGTGGTTCGCCTCTGGGATGTAGGAGTAGCAGGGATTCATCGACTTTTGAGCAACAGCCAGGTAGTGTATGAAGCTGATGTCTTGATTGTCGTCGCGGGGATGGAAGGAGCGTTACCCAGCGTAGTGGCGGGAATGGCAGATTGCCCCGTAATTGCTGTACCGACTAGCATCGGCTACGGAGCGAGTTTTGCTGGTGTCGCTCCCTTACTGACGATGCTGAATTCTTGCGCCACGGGGATTGGCGTAGTCAACATTGATAATGGTTTTGGAGCAGCTATTTTAGCGGGGCAAATTTTACGTACTGCTCAAAAAATAAATCAGCGTAAAGAACAGTCAAACTAA